CGGCATCCCGAACGAGTCGTGGAGCACGAAGGCGAGGCGCTCGGGTGGGGCCAGGCTCTCCAGGACGACGTGGAGCGCGAGACCGACCTGCTCGGCGAGCACCGCCTCCTCCGCGGGGTGCGGGTCCTGGTCCGCTCGGACGTGGAGGTCGGGTCCGGACGGGGTGAGGCAGGTCCGCGAGACGGTCCTGGTCATCCACCCGTCGAGGTTGTCGACGGCCGTGACGTCCGTGGCGCCCGGCCGGCTGAGGCGCACCCAGGCGTCCTGGACGGCGTCCTCCGCGTCCGCGCTGCTGCCGAGGACCCTCTGGGCCAGTGCGGTCAGCCGGGGCCGGTCCTCCTCGAAGCGCCGGTCGAGTTCTGCTGCGGGTCCCACCGGTCACGTCCTCGTGTCGCGGGGTGTCAGTCCGTCTGGCACGCCTGCCGACGAGACCGTGCCAGGAGGACGACGTGGCGACCCCGTCCACACCCCTCCCCCAGACCCGGCGACGGCGGGTGGCGCTGCTGGCGCTGTGCCTGGCGGGGTTCGTGGTCCAGCTCGACGTCACCATCGTCACCGTCGGCCTCCCGACGGTCCAGCAGGCGTTCCGGGCGGATCCCGGTGCGCTGGAGTGGGTCGGCAGCGGGTACGCCCTCGGGCTGGCTGCGCTGGTCCCGGGGGTGGGCGCGCTCGGTGACCGGCTCGGCCACCGCCCGTCCTGCTGGGTGGTCTCGTCGTCGTCGGCGGCTGCTCCGCGGCAGCGGCGCTGGCGCCCGACCCGGCCGCGCTGGTGGGCGCGCGTCGGCGAGGGCGCGGGTGGCGCAGCCGTCGTGGCGCTCACCCTCGCGGTGCTGACGGACACCTACCCGCCGGACCAGCGCGGCCGGGCGATCGGCTGGTGGGCCGCGATCGGCGGCCTCGGCTCCGGCGGGGGCCCGGTCGCGGGAGGCCTGCTGCTGTCGTCCGCCGGGTGGTCGAGCATCTTCTGGACCACCGTCCCGATCGTCGCCGTCACGGCCGCTCTGGTCGTCCTGGCGGTCCCGGGGACCACCGCGGCCCCCGAGCCGCGGCCGCTCGACGTGCCGGGTGTCGCGCTCGCCTCGGTGGGGCCGGTGTCGGTGACGTTCGGGCTCATCACCGCGACCGCGGTCCCCGGGGACCCGGCGCGGACCGTGGTGTCCCTCGTCCTCGGCGGACTCGCTCTCGCCGCGTTCGTCCAGTGGCAGCGCCGCGCCCGCGAGCCGCTCGTGCCGAGGGCGGTGCCTGGCCTCCAGCGGCACGCTCCACCACGTCACGCTGCTGTTCCAGGACCTCCTCGGCTGGTCCGCGCTCCGCACCGGCCTGTCGTGGCTGCTGATGAACGCCCCGTTCCTGGTCGCGGCGCAGGCGGCCGGGCCCCTCGGCCGGCGCTGGAGCCCGCGGGTCCTCGTGACGACGGGCTGCGCGGCGGGAGCGCTCGGTGTGGCAGCCCTGAGCACCGTCACCCCCACCACGCCGTTCCCGGTCGCGGGCGTGGGACACGTGCTCGCCGGGGTCGGTTTCGGGCTGCTGGTCCCCGGCACCACCCGCGTGGCCCTGCGCGATGTGCCCCGTCACCGGTGCGGCGTCCGCGGTGCTGAACTCCGCCCGCCAGCTCGGGCGCTGCTGCGGGACCCGCGGTCGCCGGGGCGGTCGGTGCGGCAGACCCGCCGCGCGTCGTCGCGGTTCGAGTTCGCCGGCGCCATCGCCACCGGAGACCTCCGCGGAGTCCCCGCGGACCTGGTGGTCCCGGCTCGCGAGGCGTTCGAGGCGGGTGACCACGTCGCGCTCGCGGTCTGCGTCGGGTGCCTGGCGGTCGCCGTGGGGTTCGGACGGTCCCGGGCGGGAACCTGGAAGTACGGTGGTGCCCAGCGAAGAGAGGGGGAGTACTTCGCCGGGCACCACCGCAGGGGGTGTGGCCGTCCGAGCCGGGACGACCACGTGGAGCGCGTAGCGATCTACGCAGCTCCGGAATGTAGTGAGGACGCACCGCGCCCGCCAGCCCGAACCAGGTGTTGTACCCGTTCAGGTGGCGGGCGGTCGCGATCAGCCCGTGACGGCGTGGTGGCCGCGCACCGGAGCCGGGGACGGCGCCGTGGGCAGCGTGGGGTCCGTCCCCTCGGACGGCGGGGTTTCGGCCTCCACCGGCGGCACCCACGGGTCGCCGGGCGGCGTCTTGCCGTCGGACGGGGGCGTCGACCCGTCGACCGGCGGCTCCGAGGCCACCGGAGGGACGTCCGGGTGGTCCACGACGGGGGCGTTGACGCAGTGGCTGGACTGCGGCGACACCAAGGAGACGATCGCTCCGACGACCGTGATGTCGTTGCCGCACAGCTGGACCGGCAGCACGCTCAGGTTGTTGTCGTTGCCCACGTTGATGCCGTCGTTGTCCGCGCTGTCCGCGAACGCCGGAGCGGCTCCAGCGATGAGTCCTGCGCCAGCGACGAGTGCGCCTGCGAGGCAAGCACTTCTACGCATAGCTCCCTCCCATTTCCTGTTCATTCGGGGTGTTTCCATCCGCAGCGATCACCGCAGGTGGACCAAGGTGCCCAGCGGCAGAGTGGTGAGCAGCTGGAGCGCGTCGCTGGGCACCCGGACGCATCCGTCGCTGCTGGCCTGGCCGAACACCGACGGGTCGGGCCAGCCGTGCAGTGCCACGGTGCCGGGGCCGCCGCCGTAGGTGCTGAAGGTGTTGGAGTGCGTGCCCAGCGGCAGGATGATCGGGCTGAACGTGGTCACCGTCTCCTCGATCGCGGCCATGATGTAGGTCCGGCCGCGCGGCGTGGGCGATTCCGGCGCACCGACGCCGACCACCCACTCGCCGATGGGCGCCCCGTCCTCGCGCACCACGAGGCGACGCGCGTCGATGTCGACGTCGACCACGTAGGGCGTGCGGGCGCGCTCCACGGGCCCGTCGGTGCGGACCCAGCCGGTGCTGCCGTTCGGGCGGGACGGGAGCAGCACCTGCGCCCACCGCCCGCGCTCGGCGATGACCGGCACCCAGGTGGGGTTCTCCAACTGCTTG
This region of Saccharopolyspora hordei genomic DNA includes:
- a CDS encoding L,D-transpeptidase family protein; translation: MSPRTSFTRRRIQLGAALGALCVVLAGCGSAPASQPAQVMAQADLGMQAPATTFTEFPTAPRDPAPHGETGGVVLHVKQDIAVHHAPGGAVFAKLPAKQLENPTWVPVIAERGRWAQVLLPSRPNGSTGWVRTDGPVERARTPYVVDVDIDARRLVVREDGAPIGEWVVGVGAPESPTPRGRTYIMAAIEETVTTFSPIILPLGTHSNTFSTYGGGPGTVALHGWPDPSVFGQASSDGCVRVPSDALQLLTTLPLGTLVHLR